From Polaribacter butkevichii, a single genomic window includes:
- the dnaE gene encoding DNA polymerase III subunit alpha, producing the protein MYLIFDTETTGLPKSWNAPITDTDNWPRCIQIAWQLHDEMGNVLEHNDFLIKPDNFNIPYDAERIHGISTELAAEQGISLSEGLALFNEALEKTKFIVGQNVNFDLNIMGCEFHRLGVENKMLSLPVLDTCTEKTATMCQIPGGRGGKFKLPTLTELHNHLFGVGFGEAHNATADVEATTRCFLELIRLREYTKEQLDVDDDYFTNFSEANPKPIQVIGLKHINLKKESDLIRQRLDKLKNTAETKSTSDGLAELENVQFSHLHNHTQYSVLQSTMQLGNIVKAAAKDNMPAVAMTDTANMMGAFHFVNAVLSHNKTAETPMKPIIGCEFNICEDHKNKSQKDNGYQVVLLAKNKNGYHNLAKMSSAAFVDGFYYVPRIDRALVEKYKEDIIVLTGNLYGEVPSKILNLGEKQAEEALIWWKEQFKDDLYIELMRHNQQDENIVNETLLKFSKKHDVKIVATNNTFYLEKKDANAHDILLCVKDGEKQATPIGKGRGYRYGLPNDEYYFKSTDEMKTLFADIPEAISNIQEIVDKVEIFTLARDVLLPAFNIGDEFKDPEDEKDNGKRGENNFLKHLTFEGAKKRYGEITESIKERLDFELEVIEKTGYPGYFLIVEDFIRAARKMDVAVGPGRGSAAGSVVAYCLWITNIDPIKYDLLFERFLNPERVSMPDIDIDFDDEGRGRVMDYVIDKYGANQVAQIITYGTMAAKSSIRDTARVLDLPLFEADRIAKLIPGIKLKNIFGDDAKSKGKVDGLRAEEKQLVEELKQMSYGNDLVSETINKATILEGSVRNTGIHACGVIITPGDITNYVPVALAKDSDMYVTQFDNSVVETAGLLKMDFLGLKTLTLIKDTVKIVKARHGITLDPENFSLEDEKTYELFQKGETVGVFQYESPGMQKHMRSLKPTVFADLIAMNALYRPGPMEYIPSFINRKHGTEDIEYDLPAMEEYLAETYGITVYQEQVMLLSQKLADFTKGEADVLRKAMGKKQIAVLDKMKPKFVEQAAAKGHDPEKLEKIWKDWEAFASYAFNKSHSTCYAWIAYQTAYLKAHYPAEYMASVLSNNMNDIKSVSFFMEECKRMELQVLGPDLNESYLKFSVNNEGAVRFGMAAVKGVGASAVRAIIKEREENGNYSSIFDLAKRVDLRAANKKSFDSLIKAGAFDSFTDTHRAQYFDTDEKGMTFLERAMKFGSKYQENENSAQVSMFGEASNVQFPEPDIPQCETWGTMELLQQEKEVIGIYISAHPLDDFKNELKFCNAALKHFKGDLARFVNMNLAFAGIVTDVQHRVSKAGKGWAMFTVEDYGDSHEFRIFGEDYLRMQHFLVPNQFLFIRSTVQPGWTNKETGVAGEPRLKFTEMKLLHDIMDELCKKVTIQIPLNEIKEDTILNLESILKNTPGKQSLNFTIWDEKEKLEISLPSRNTKVHISNELLATLDKQQIAYKLN; encoded by the coding sequence ATGTACTTAATTTTTGATACAGAAACCACCGGTTTACCTAAAAGTTGGAATGCTCCAATTACCGATACAGACAACTGGCCAAGGTGTATTCAAATTGCATGGCAATTGCATGATGAAATGGGTAATGTTTTAGAACACAACGATTTTCTAATAAAACCAGACAACTTTAACATTCCTTACGATGCCGAAAGAATTCACGGTATTTCTACAGAATTAGCTGCAGAACAAGGTATTTCTTTAAGCGAAGGTTTGGCTTTATTTAATGAAGCTCTAGAAAAAACAAAATTTATTGTTGGTCAGAATGTAAATTTCGACCTTAATATTATGGGTTGTGAATTCCATAGATTAGGTGTAGAAAACAAAATGCTTTCCCTACCTGTTTTAGATACTTGTACAGAAAAAACAGCTACCATGTGTCAAATTCCTGGTGGTCGTGGAGGAAAATTTAAATTACCAACCTTAACCGAATTACACAATCATTTATTTGGTGTTGGTTTTGGTGAAGCACACAACGCAACTGCCGATGTTGAGGCAACCACACGTTGTTTTTTAGAGTTAATTCGTTTAAGAGAATATACTAAAGAACAATTAGATGTTGATGATGATTATTTTACCAATTTCTCTGAAGCAAACCCAAAACCTATTCAGGTAATTGGTTTAAAACACATCAACCTTAAAAAAGAAAGCGATCTAATTCGCCAACGTTTAGATAAATTAAAAAATACTGCCGAAACAAAATCTACTTCAGATGGTTTAGCAGAATTAGAAAATGTTCAATTTTCGCATTTACACAATCATACACAATATTCTGTTTTACAATCTACCATGCAATTGGGTAATATTGTAAAAGCTGCCGCAAAAGACAATATGCCGGCAGTTGCCATGACAGATACTGCAAATATGATGGGGGCCTTTCACTTTGTAAACGCCGTTTTAAGTCATAATAAAACAGCAGAAACTCCTATGAAACCAATTATTGGTTGTGAGTTTAATATCTGTGAAGATCATAAAAATAAATCGCAAAAAGACAATGGGTATCAGGTTGTTTTATTAGCAAAAAATAAAAATGGATACCACAACTTAGCAAAAATGTCTTCTGCTGCCTTTGTAGATGGTTTTTACTATGTACCAAGAATAGATAGAGCACTTGTAGAAAAATACAAAGAAGACATTATAGTTTTAACCGGTAACTTATACGGAGAAGTACCGAGTAAAATTTTAAACCTTGGTGAAAAACAAGCTGAGGAAGCCTTAATTTGGTGGAAAGAGCAATTTAAAGACGATTTATATATTGAGTTGATGCGTCACAATCAACAAGATGAAAATATTGTAAATGAAACTTTATTAAAGTTTTCTAAAAAGCACGATGTTAAAATTGTTGCCACCAACAACACCTTTTATTTAGAAAAAAAAGACGCCAACGCACATGATATTTTATTATGCGTAAAAGATGGTGAAAAACAAGCTACCCCAATTGGTAAAGGTCGTGGTTACAGATACGGCTTACCAAACGACGAGTACTATTTTAAGTCTACAGACGAAATGAAAACGTTGTTTGCAGACATTCCAGAAGCCATTAGTAACATACAAGAAATTGTAGATAAGGTAGAAATTTTTACCCTTGCAAGAGATGTACTTTTGCCCGCTTTTAATATTGGTGATGAATTTAAAGATCCGGAAGATGAAAAAGATAACGGAAAACGTGGAGAGAATAACTTTCTAAAACACTTAACTTTTGAAGGTGCTAAAAAACGATATGGAGAAATTACAGAATCGATTAAAGAACGTTTAGATTTTGAATTAGAAGTTATTGAAAAAACAGGATATCCTGGGTATTTCTTAATTGTAGAAGATTTTATTAGAGCTGCAAGAAAAATGGACGTTGCCGTAGGTCCTGGGCGTGGTTCTGCTGCAGGTTCTGTAGTTGCCTATTGTCTTTGGATTACGAATATAGACCCCATTAAATACGATTTACTTTTTGAGCGTTTCTTAAATCCAGAACGTGTATCCATGCCCGATATTGATATTGATTTTGATGATGAAGGTCGTGGTCGTGTTATGGATTATGTAATTGATAAATATGGTGCAAACCAAGTAGCACAAATTATTACTTATGGTACCATGGCAGCTAAATCTTCTATTAGAGATACTGCCAGAGTTTTAGACTTACCACTTTTTGAGGCCGATAGAATTGCAAAATTAATTCCAGGAATTAAACTAAAAAATATTTTTGGTGATGATGCTAAAAGTAAAGGTAAAGTTGATGGTTTACGTGCAGAAGAAAAACAACTAGTAGAAGAACTAAAACAAATGTCTTACGGAAACGATTTGGTTTCCGAAACAATAAACAAAGCCACTATTTTAGAAGGCTCTGTTAGAAATACCGGTATTCATGCCTGTGGGGTTATTATTACTCCTGGTGATATTACCAATTATGTACCTGTGGCTCTGGCTAAAGATTCTGACATGTATGTTACCCAATTTGATAACTCTGTTGTAGAAACTGCAGGTTTATTAAAAATGGACTTCTTAGGTTTAAAAACGCTGACTTTAATTAAAGACACCGTTAAAATTGTAAAAGCAAGACATGGTATCACTTTAGATCCAGAAAATTTTTCTTTAGAAGATGAAAAAACATACGAACTTTTCCAAAAAGGAGAAACCGTAGGTGTTTTTCAATATGAATCTCCAGGAATGCAAAAACACATGCGTTCTTTAAAACCAACGGTTTTTGCAGATTTAATTGCCATGAATGCCTTGTACAGACCTGGACCAATGGAATATATTCCGTCTTTTATTAATAGAAAACACGGTACGGAAGATATTGAGTACGATTTACCTGCCATGGAAGAGTATTTGGCAGAAACCTACGGAATTACAGTATACCAAGAGCAAGTAATGCTTTTATCGCAAAAGTTAGCAGACTTTACCAAAGGTGAAGCCGATGTTTTACGTAAAGCAATGGGTAAAAAACAAATTGCGGTACTAGATAAAATGAAGCCGAAATTTGTAGAACAAGCAGCTGCAAAAGGTCATGATCCAGAAAAATTAGAAAAAATATGGAAAGACTGGGAGGCCTTTGCAAGTTACGCCTTTAACAAATCTCACTCTACTTGTTATGCGTGGATCGCCTATCAAACAGCCTACTTAAAAGCGCATTATCCGGCAGAATATATGGCATCTGTTCTTTCCAATAATATGAATGATATTAAATCGGTTTCGTTCTTTATGGAAGAATGTAAACGAATGGAATTACAAGTTCTTGGACCAGATTTAAATGAATCGTATTTAAAATTCTCTGTAAATAATGAAGGTGCTGTTCGTTTTGGTATGGCTGCTGTTAAAGGTGTAGGTGCCAGTGCAGTTAGAGCCATTATTAAAGAAAGAGAAGAAAACGGAAATTACAGTTCTATTTTTGACCTTGCTAAACGTGTAGATTTAAGAGCTGCCAACAAAAAATCTTTTGACAGTTTAATTAAAGCAGGCGCTTTCGATTCTTTTACAGACACGCACAGAGCGCAATACTTTGATACCGATGAAAAAGGAATGACCTTTTTAGAACGCGCCATGAAATTTGGTAGTAAATATCAAGAAAACGAAAATTCTGCACAAGTTTCTATGTTTGGAGAAGCTTCTAACGTTCAGTTTCCGGAACCAGACATTCCGCAATGTGAAACTTGGGGAACTATGGAGTTACTACAACAAGAAAAAGAGGTTATCGGAATTTATATTTCTGCGCATCCGCTAGATGATTTTAAAAATGAATTAAAATTTTGTAACGCTGCTTTAAAACACTTTAAAGGCGATTTAGCAAGATTTGTAAATATGAATTTAGCCTTTGCAGGTATCGTTACAGATGTGCAACACCGAGTTTCTAAAGCGGGAAAAGGTTGGGCTATGTTTACAGTAGAAGATTATGGAGATAGCCATGAGTTTAGAATTTTTGGGGAAGATTACCTAAGAATGCAACACTTCTTGGTGCCTAATCAATTTCTATTTATAAGATCTACGGTTCAGCCAGGTTGGACTAATAAAGAAACAGGTGTTGCTGGAGAACCAAGACTAAAGTTTACAGAAATGAAATTGTTGCATGATATTATGGATGAACTCTGTAAAAAAGTAACCATTCAAATTCCTTTAAACGAAATTAAAGAAGATACAATCTTAAATTTAGAATCTATTTTAAAAAACACTCCAGGTAAACAAAGTTTAAACTTTACTATTTGGGATGAAAAAGAAAAATTAGAAATTAGTTTACCTAGTAGAAATACCAAGGTTCATATTAGCAATGAATTATTGGCTACTTTAGATAAGCAACAGATTGCTTATAAGTTAAATTAA